One stretch of Rosistilla oblonga DNA includes these proteins:
- a CDS encoding alpha/beta hydrolase family protein, with protein sequence MLLHPRLLIPCLLSFATITATLAVAEYPGRGPIDAYLTERTEAVESRCLTEPLTAEQWQANRPELELQLRDMLGLNPWPERTDLKPTIVDRKQYDGYIVERIHFQSRPGLYVSANLYLPTVGEGPFPTILYVCGHARVKENGVSYGNKVGYHHHGIWFARQGYVCMMIDTIQLGEIEGIHHGTYSKGMWWWASRGYTPAGVEAWNSMRALDYLETRPEVDAKRFGITGRSGGGSYSWWTAALDQRIVAAVPVAGITDMRNHVIDGCIEGHCDCMFMVNRFGWDFATVAAMIAPRALLIANSHRDRIFPLDGVIRVYDKTTKVYDALDARDNLAIHITEGPHKDTQALRVGAFAWFEKHLKNSTDEIEEVARKALKPQQLQVYGDGIPSDQQVTNVQEWFVPLAASIDLPTDKAAWSDLRNQLLARIDDVPGATKNVEGFALQAVEETKQQAIDGVQFQNLEIESDSPLKSFVIAAIPSTDKPLDGIKICVGSPDQENVSFILDGKTVQYNTKEDALIDPQAIAKQVASKNEAVLFLMPQGTGKSRWMETEKETTHLRRRLHLVGQSLDGIRVSEIRGLVKLLAAKTEGLPTAGSLDVEAAGSEACMAMLATLGGEDVSLTLHQLPESLSDGPILLGLTKAIDLTQLLALAAADHEITVDASDSQPIQRVKAVAKPLGWEIASE encoded by the coding sequence ATGCTGCTGCACCCTCGCCTGCTGATCCCCTGCCTGCTTAGTTTCGCCACCATCACCGCGACGCTTGCTGTCGCGGAATATCCCGGTCGCGGACCGATCGATGCCTACTTAACTGAGCGGACCGAGGCGGTGGAATCGCGCTGCCTGACCGAACCGCTGACCGCGGAACAGTGGCAAGCCAATCGGCCGGAACTGGAACTGCAACTGCGAGACATGTTGGGACTGAATCCTTGGCCCGAGCGGACCGATCTGAAACCTACGATCGTCGATCGCAAGCAATACGACGGCTACATCGTCGAGCGGATTCATTTTCAGTCGCGACCGGGGCTCTACGTCAGCGCGAACCTCTATCTGCCAACCGTTGGCGAAGGTCCGTTCCCAACCATTTTGTATGTCTGTGGACATGCAAGAGTCAAAGAGAACGGTGTCAGCTATGGCAACAAAGTCGGATACCATCACCACGGCATTTGGTTCGCACGGCAGGGTTATGTCTGCATGATGATCGACACGATTCAATTGGGCGAGATCGAAGGGATCCATCATGGCACCTATTCCAAAGGGATGTGGTGGTGGGCGTCGCGCGGCTACACGCCCGCCGGCGTCGAAGCGTGGAACTCGATGCGAGCTCTCGATTATCTGGAAACCCGCCCCGAAGTCGACGCCAAGCGTTTTGGAATAACCGGGCGTAGTGGCGGCGGTTCCTATTCGTGGTGGACCGCGGCGTTGGACCAACGAATCGTAGCGGCGGTGCCAGTGGCTGGTATCACCGACATGCGAAACCATGTCATCGACGGCTGCATCGAAGGCCATTGCGACTGTATGTTTATGGTCAACCGTTTCGGCTGGGACTTTGCGACAGTCGCTGCGATGATCGCGCCGCGAGCGTTACTGATCGCCAACTCGCATCGCGACAGGATCTTCCCGCTCGACGGAGTGATCCGCGTCTACGACAAAACGACAAAGGTCTACGACGCATTGGACGCTCGCGACAACCTCGCGATCCACATCACCGAGGGCCCGCACAAAGATACGCAAGCGTTGCGAGTCGGTGCGTTTGCTTGGTTTGAAAAGCATCTGAAGAATTCGACCGACGAGATCGAAGAGGTGGCTCGGAAGGCGCTGAAACCGCAACAACTGCAGGTCTATGGCGATGGGATCCCCAGCGACCAACAGGTGACTAACGTCCAGGAATGGTTTGTTCCGCTGGCGGCATCGATCGATCTGCCGACCGATAAAGCCGCTTGGTCGGATCTCCGAAATCAATTGTTGGCCCGCATCGACGACGTTCCCGGTGCGACGAAAAATGTCGAGGGCTTTGCACTGCAAGCTGTCGAGGAAACGAAGCAGCAAGCGATCGACGGGGTTCAGTTCCAGAACCTGGAAATCGAATCGGATTCACCCTTAAAGAGTTTTGTCATCGCGGCGATTCCGTCGACCGACAAACCGCTCGATGGCATTAAGATCTGCGTCGGATCGCCCGACCAAGAGAACGTCAGCTTCATCCTCGATGGCAAAACGGTCCAATACAACACCAAAGAGGATGCTCTCATCGATCCTCAAGCCATTGCCAAACAGGTCGCTTCCAAAAACGAAGCCGTTCTCTTTTTGATGCCTCAGGGAACGGGTAAATCGCGCTGGATGGAAACGGAGAAAGAGACGACTCATCTGCGACGCCGGTTGCACTTGGTCGGCCAATCGTTGGATGGGATTCGCGTCTCCGAAATTCGTGGCCTCGTCAAATTGCTCGCCGCAAAAACGGAGGGGCTTCCGACTGCGGGATCGCTCGACGTCGAAGCCGCCGGATCCGAAGCATGCATGGCGATGCTTGCGACTTTGGGCGGGGAAGACGTTTCGCTGACGCTCCATCAGTTGCCGGAGAGCTTGTCCGACGGCCCGATCCTGTTGGGACTGACCAAAGCGATCGACTTGACTCAGCTGTTAGCTTTGGCTGCCGCGGACCATGAGATCACTGTCGATGCATCCGACAGCCAACCGATCCAACGCGTGAAGGCCGTCGCAAAACCGTTGGGTTGGGAAATCGCTAGCGAATAG